The sequence tgaatgatccttcaaaatttcaactaatcactctttttctctatttctttctttctttcttttttctttttaataaactgatatgattagagacagtaaccaaatgaaatataaacttttttttttttgcttagatgacgcagactcgaagaataagaagatggacgcaaacactgaaaaacttaagggaacactaaagaaaaaaaaaacaaaataacataatgatatgaccttgtttcggagcctagctctgataccaactgatgtgaacctcatgatcacgtggtcacgcaacccacaatcaagattgagatctaatcccggaaagccgaaataggtctgatatgagtgtgacacaatggaaacctgccccaaggcaccaacactattggaatgagtagaatgacaccacgaagccagttaatcttcgataagtcagattcagttcgttcaagaactgaagaatgcaagaatcactctcacacgttaaaactgaaaaaaaatcagaataataatcatcaaaagctgccaaaattttggcctccatgagtttaaatagttcttgaaaagttaaccctaatggaccccttatgtgcaCTTATTaggaggtccactcaaaactggcccaaaaccctaaactgaaaagcctataacctgatccaaacaagccttggaccttagctcaaaacaaagttttaattaagcccaaacatgaaagaaaataataaaaataactaatatgtcattaaataccaccagcccttctttccttgtgtagctaggatgaataaggaatccttataagaaaaggattccgaAACATTAACGAATGACTGCCatacttgtagattatattgtagctcattaaagatccttgtggaactagaaaattctcaaaaccagctgccacatccttgtaggaaaagaatcctaaccaaataggaaatccacaagtcaaatggaagtaaataacaaaatccgtacagcctccgttgactaGTATTGCagttccttcccgaactccgattgacctgaatttttaacccaaggtagtaagatatgtctggagagtccacataaaatattatcccgatccaacggtcagattgagaattatgattgttgccgtaaacctggattgttgcgctttttatgccaaaatccgaatctgaccttacttgggtctatcacatggctgaaccgtatcaatttggttgattttgaattaatcattataatttgtttcggtTTGTTTTCTCTGAAATTATCACAATCTTAAACAAACATCTCGATATTTTGATGGAGATTGATTTTACAagcttctatttttattatcatatcaataaagtaaaaatagtttttaaaaaaaattgttaaacttATTGAAATCCATGGTTTTGGACACGGGTTTGGTGGGTTTAGTCACGAACCTTAAGTCCATCTAatacgttatttttttttaatattaaaaaaaaatatcatctttaaaattcaaattacgTTTTTTTACTAGTCGTTCAGGTTAGTTTTGGCCTTGCTAAGTTGGTTGGTCACATCGGGACAACTTCCATATAGGTTAATTTTAAACATAGTCTAGGTAAGGATTTGATTAACCTAATATatgcatttgattaaaaaaaaaaaggaaaaatatattggcaataaatattaaaaagatttgcTAACACTAACTAAAGATTAagctaaaaaattgaaagataaattggtattttgatattttggtctCGTGCCATAGGagccattaaaaatattatttaattttatagtaaagaatttatttttttttgttaaaaagagtaataatttaaattttataaaaacaaaataatttactgATAAGACTccttcttttcttattaatattttcacaatttttttatgttttttatttagtaaaaattcaaaagcaataataacaaaatatacaaaataatttggacaatttgaaataataataaaaatatctctcaaattaaaacattttgatCTTATTAActcattccattttttttttttttgacattttgttCCATAGTTATTTTCAACAATATCTTATCATAATcataaaatgaagttttaattaaaaaatattattctagtaACTTTAACTTGAATGTATTACATAATATAGAATAACACATCAATCTTGCATTTTTGTGAGAAACTTTTTGACTATGTTATTAAACCTAGCCTAGAAAGTCAACCTAACCCTAACTTAACCTCTTGTTTGGTCTAGGTTTAAAATCAAATGAGGTTAAAGTTATCCTGATATGACTCAATTGACATCACAAGACCCAATTGCAACCTATTCAACACTTGGTTTTgacttttaaaatcttaatatggtatcattataattttttaaaaatattaagataaaagtGTTTTGAATTGATCTAGATCAATTTAAGTTAACCTGCGAAACTCATTATTCAGGTTATTAAccttgagtttaataattttctttacatgaaaattttttcattgaattatatgaaaataaaaattgttattcttAAATAAAGCCACTTTActaaaatttgaggggaaaaaaagaagtttttgtaaaaaaaaaaaaaaaaaaaaaagcttactaattttataaaaaaaaaatgacataagtttttaacatatttttttattaataaattatgataaaatttaattgaaatagaaggggaaaaaatgatTTCCTTTACTTGGGGCGTGTTTGATTGcagaaaagtgaattcctggaattcactttccttgtTTTCCCATGTGTTTGGCAACAATATGAAAAGTAGTCAAAGGAAAACTGAATTCCAGTCAAACTGAAAAAAGCAATGTTaccaaaggaaagtgttttccttctgttaaagaaaggaaaacactttcctctttttttcagcTCCGTTCATTTTCCCATACACAGTGAgaactttttcttcaaaatcacagtctctttttcttcaaaatcaattggAAGCTGAGCAAGAACAAGAGTATTTTTCTGGACCAATTAATTTCAggtatttttttcctctttatttcctttatgtttttatcttcttctgcGTAGATCTGTAAAAATGATGGCATAAATCCTTTGATATTCTTGATAAATCTGCTACTGCTactgaaatattttttccataaCATTTTCGTAACTCTTCATCTTATGTCGTCACATTCCACAATTAAAACTAATCAAGCaacctaaaaaaacacatttttttgttactgttttcttcttcatgaatCACAATTGGCAACTCACTAACAAAACAGAGAGACAAAACCGGGGGGGAGATAACTGTGAACAGAGAGAGGCAAACGGTGGGGGGGCAATTTCTGTGAACAAGTAAGCAAAACAGGGGGGCAATTTCTGTTAACATGGAGAGGCAACGCGGTGGGGGGGATCGATTTATGTGAACAGAGAGAGGCCAAAACAGGGGGGGCGATCGATTTCTGTGAGAGAGACCAAAACCGAGGAGGGGGCGATTGATTTCTGTGAAGGGGGGTGATCGATTTCTATGAGATCAAAAACGGGGGGCGATCGATGATCGATTTCTATGAGATCAAAAACGAACGGGGGGGATTGATTTATGTGAGGGGGGTGATTTCTGTTAGGGGGCGATCAATCTGTTAGCAAAGAGAGACAAAATAGGGGGGGCGATCGATCTGTTAGCAAAAAGAGACAAAATGGGGGGGAGATTTCTGTGAACTTTTACAGTGAACCCTTGCTCTCTTTTACAGTGATTTCTGTGAACTTTACAAACAAAATAGGAACAGGGGAAATGGGGAATGGAACAATGTAATTGGGGATGTTAATGGAGAATTATAAAACCGGTTATAACAGGGGAAATGGGGAATGAATATAACAGGGAAAATAGGGAATTATAGAAACCGATAGGTTGTGGGGAATGGGTGGGGAATGGGAGAATGAGATGGGAACAACGAAATTATAACAAAAccctaataaatataaattcatgttttcttttgctttgattaatttatgattaatgtttgattatatttcttatatatgGATAAATTTGTGTGACTATGCTGGTAATTATATGGATTTCATTGCGCGATGTCTATTGATCGTTGTGAACTTATGAAatgtataattttcaaaacGGTTTTATCATCGAGAAATTGAATGTTATggtcttaaataatatattttaagacctTGTTTGTTTAGGGAATCAGATATCATTTCCATAACTGTTATACATTGTCCGCTTCTTTCagcataatttattgtattaattgtgtaagtattttatatgcctttttaatatttatttccctaaatttttaggttttgttattagaaaactTCACTGTCATGATATGGATAGTAAGATAATTCATGCAGCATGTATAGGAGCAGTTGTAACTGTGATAGCTACAGAGGTAGCTATtattgaacaagaaagaaatacaaTTTATATACTAAGAGAATCATGTATAAATGCAATTGCTCAATGAGAATTCTATATTGACAGCATTTTAAATCGAGGTGATAGGCATTGCGTTGAACAAATTCGTATGAAACATGTTATCTTATATAGATTGTGTGATGTTCTTACAAGTCATGACCTATTACAATCAACTCAAAATATGTCGATTAGGGAGCAAGTAATATTGTGTTCTAACAAATTGTAGGCCAAAaccaaagattttattttattagtggtATATACTATAGGTCTGTTGAAACTATTCATTGTtaatttagaattgttttaaaagcaattcttaagttatacaaacacctTATTAAAGATCCAGATGATACAGTTCCAGCTGAGATAATGAATAATCGAAGattctatccttattttaaggtatgagaacaataccaatatttttatacattaattaattacatttagaagtaaagtttataaattattttttcatgtttatataggattgtgtgggagcaattgatggtacccatgttcctgcaaatgttcctgttgagattcaaggaaagtttcgaggtcgaaaagaaggaacaacacaaaatgttttagcagctataacttttgatttgaagtttatatatgttttagctggCTGGGAAGGAAGTGCACATGATTCACGGGTTTTAGGTGATGCATTATCAAGACCTAGTGGTCTAAAAATTCCAGAAGTTATATAATAAAGTATTGTATTATatgcaataaacatataaaatgtcttatcagataaagatagtaataggttttattttttttaatttgtagggAAATATTATCTTGGTGATGCTGGTTACGGTATTCTAAAAGGAATCATTTCTCCTTTTCGTGGAGTTCGATATCACTTGAATAAGTTTACAGAACGTTCtccagaaaatgaaaaggagctaTTTAATCTTCGACACTCTTCATTGAGAACCGCTATTGAGTGCGggtttgatattttaaagagtcgttttagatcaattgatggaaaatctttttggtcttatgaaacacaagtagatgttgtgcttgcatgttgtattattcataatcacATAATGGGGGTTGATCCTTATAACTTTATTATGGAAGAAATATGTTCGGATAGTGAACCAATTAGACGAATAATTAACTTAAGTCAACGGGAAGAAAGGGAAGAGAATAGAGAGTggataataaaaagagaaatgattgcaTCAATCATGTGGAATGACTATAACACTAAAAGAAACTAGTAATTAAGTGTTgattatgtgtttgtttttattatatcttgcttgagtttgtattatctttgttatgtaTTTTAGAGTAAATGTTGacttattataatttcttttttaattattaattgtagtttttatatgaaatttattaaatctaaatattatatgattttattttgtataaatttgtaatttcttttttgtagaaatgagtTCCACGCATAATGAAAAATGCAAGGGCAAGCACTTCACATGGTCTAAGCCTATATCTCACATGTTGCTTGAGATATTAGCTAAGGAGGCATTTAAAGGAAGCAAACCTTTTTTCCACCTTTAAAGCAGAATCTTTTGTTAAGGTGGCTACAGAAATCAGTCAAAAGTTCAACGTCCAATGCGAGCCTAAGCATGTGGACAATCATCTCAagactgtgaaaaaaaaaagggaaataataaccaaacttaaaaataaaagtggctttggctgggatgattgtttgaagatgattacagtttcgaaatatgtatatgatgaagaagtaaaggtataataaatattatactctttgtaatttttatatttacttttgtttctaaaatgttatacaatgaactaaaaaattgcatattctAAACTTTATGAACAAGCATATCCCAATCATGACaagtttctcaacaaaaaacttgatatgtacGAGGCAATAGCAATTATTGTTAGAAAAGACATGGCAACCAGAAATTATGCCAAATTATATGATGATGTCAACTTGGAAGAGAACACTGAAGagcaatcaatttcaattgaaaataaaggTGAATATGAAGAAAGTTATAAGGGAAAATAAACATCTTCCTTTAGTACACAAAAGAGGCAACATAGGAAAAGAAATCGCATGTATGAAGATGATGGTATTGAAAAGTTGTCTAAACAGATTAGAGATGTAGTATTTGCAATTCAAAACCTcagcaaaaatcaacttgatgttaatgtGCTGTAtacagaagtgatgaaaattgaaggctttgatgagatcactcttggggatgcattgatcatttggtccaaaatgaaatgttggcaaaagcatttatggcaaaaaatactaatttgaggaaaatttAGGTTCAAAATTTTGTGAACCAACACTACTACAAGCCTGCTTGCTAAGATGATTTGACTATGTTCAAAATTTAGGTTCATATTATGTTTGCTATTTGACGagtatgtttacttgtttaattcggtctagcatgtttatgtttataatttgaactaatatgtatgtatatgacatcgaaacttaatatttatgcatggctatgtttgatgttagatatttatatttatttcttgatgtttatttgatatatattaaagggatattaaatagataattgcctttacccgtacaaaaaaatatttatccaaaaaacctataaaaatatttttgtatgtatttatcttttaaaaaattcttcataccaaaaaaaaaaaaaaaacccaaatatataactcttaccataaactaatttggctttcttcatatgataaaaaacttattttaagctttttaaaattttgaaaaaatatatattaataagttttatgtaaaaaatatttcacaagcttatttctttataatatgatatgatatatttagttatattttataaaataagctatgtatgaatatagaatataacaaaaaaaaattcatcattatactttttagattttatttttttattgtgagtgattaaatattttatatatattagataaacttgaaaaaaaaatttaattcattaataaattattttccattttattttcataacataaccaaacactaaaaaatattttccagtttattttttattacactataaaacattaaaaaatactttttctaaaattcacttttcagaaatttatttttctaaaatttatttttttaaaaaaataaattttctacaAACAAAAGAACCTAGTATGGGGTTCGTTAAGGGCCTCTCTTATTCCGAAAAGAGGACAGATACATGTTCTAGGGGGGGCCACTGCGCGTGCGACGTAAAAAGGGAGGTCATGGTGCCTGGacatttttccttgttttcgGCATGTTTACTGGCCGTCTCCTTAaactaaaaaaccttttttttttccccctctaAAAATGCATAGAAAACCCCCCCTcacgttaaaataaaaaaacttcaatatcTCAAATTAAAggctcaaaaattaaaaaaaccactccatttattttttaaaatctaaacatTAACTACTTTTTTccatgaaagattaaaaatattttaataaaactcatcatattaaataaaaataattaacaccaagattaatttttttattattaaattataatcaactgaactattttcttttctttatttgcttttcaataaaaaaaaaatttcatggactcaaacataaacaaaataaaattttaaataaaaattaaaatactaaaacttaaacttatttaatagtgtgattgtgattgctttgcttttcaaataatttttcataccaAAATatatgccaataattttttttaatttttttaaaaattatttttgacatcaacatatcaaaataatttgaaaatactaaaaaatattttaatttaaagttaataaaaaaaataaaaaaaatttcaatttttttcaaaaacacttttaaacatAGAAACAGcctaaaagttcaaaataaaaaatgctcagaaaataagaaaaaacactgtttcaattatcaatattttctttcatagtGTAGTGTGAATGTTGGAGTTTATTTTCTTGATCTTCATTTGAGCAGCGTAGGCCTTCAAGTCCACGGATAGGGGGCAGAGTCATCATGTCTTTCAATTTCAACATTGATGTTTCAATCAGAATATTATGTATTTTGCTAGACAAagttcaaacacaaaaagacgACTTTTTATTACCTTGCAAGAGGAGCTGTATCGGACAGTCCATGAGTTGATGACTGGAAGCTCATCTGCTAGAATGCACAACATACATAGCATACagaccaaataaaaaacttaatcaaTGCAATTTATTAGGGAAACAGACAACTTGCACATGCAGATTTAAGGATATAAACAATGTGCGAGCTCTCAAACACTGGTATGTGGCCCCTGCTGTCCACATTCCTCCATTTTCTGTTTCATCTTGTACTGCAAAGTTGCAGGAGCGCAGTCCAATGGCGTTTCCCCTATAAAAGAAGCAATGCGTTCGTATGAAGTAGAATACTGGGGACCAACATCACTCACAACCAATCACAAGTAAGTTTATCTTGGttgattttaagaaattatagtCCTTGGCCATCCAATCAACATCATCATTCCCTACAACCACATTTAACCTAACTTGCAGAGTGCAGTTTAACTTTCTTTGTTGCCCAAGATAACTAAGAACATGTACTAGaatataaatcttcaataacAAAATGATTACTCCGTAATTCTCCTATGACCACTTTGTGTGCAACCTGAAAGAGCTATTAAgcacatttcaaaatttcagaACCTTAAAAGTATGTCTGGTTGCTTTCTGCATTCAAATTCATTGAGAATTTCAGTGATTTTAAAACCGTTGCACCATAATGTCTACACATGCCTTGCAAATCTTATGTGATTCCCTTATCTAATCGAACAGTATAATGAAACTGGGCACCATAGCAAGACATGATGCTGGATATAAGACTAATTACCTTGCGCATTCTTATAGTTCATGCTTGCCCCGGAGTCCATAAGGATGAACGCTATGTCAGTTCGATTAAATAGTGCAGCCTAAGCACAATCGATCCTTTCATTAGTGTAATACTTTTTACGGAGATACAAAATATGCAATGCAGATAAAGTGAGAGATTGTTACCAGATGTAGCAAAGACATTCCTTGCTTATCACGATAATTTGCATCCACACCCTGCCAAGATATCAGAGTTTAGTTTCGTTTCTCATATCTGTTTTGCATTAAAGATGGTGAATACCTCACTCAAAAGCTTCTTGACTGCAACAGTATCACCATTCTTTATGGCTTCCCTTAAACCCTAAGCAGAACACATAAATGGGCACAGATAACTGATCCATGAAACTCTTATGAAAAAGTAACACCCCTTATGACTATCATAAGTCGATTATACCTCTCCATTGACTTCATAATCCATCTGAGGTTTATCTACACCACCATTTGTAATTTGGCCATGATTGAAAACCGAACTGCAAGGTTTTCACAAGATAATGAAAGACCTTAGTAGAACACAATTTCCCACTAACTTTAGATAAAACGAGAAAAATGATGCAAAAATTAGATTCTAAACAAAGTAGTCATCCCCTTTCTGTCTGTCTAGTAAATTAACTCTGGTCCTAAAATGTAATTTACATTCCCTGCAACACACAACATGCATCTATTTTAGCTCCCAGTGCCCATGCAGAGGATCATGTTTCATCAGATTTATGAGTCTGGAGTTGGAGTGGATGCAGCAGGTTTAGTTTATGCAAGTAAGAAACCCAATAGTCATTTATGAACTTATATTTCAATGTGGGACACTGTTAGATGACCAAAGGTCAAGGGTTGTAAGAAGATGACAGATGGGGAGAGGCTAGAATCTTATTTGAATTCATTTAACAAAAGATAATGCCCAAAAAGAATGCAAACCTTCACATAGTTAACTTCCATGATCTTGCAACTCCACCTGCCAACTTGAATCTCGCAAACCACATGTCTGCAAGACCAACAGTGGCTGACCAGTATGCAGCTAGTTTCTTTCACCACAAAGTAGTGGTATGGTGACGTATTTTCATCCAAAGTAATTTAATTCTTACTGAGTTTTAGGAAAGTTTCATTACAATTTACAAGATATCTAATACATGGCTCctaatttaactatttattgATTCCACAGTATCATATTATGTGAATCTTGATATTTGAGTTAGATCTTTAAAAATGGCATCATTTGTTGCACTACTAGCATGTCACCAAGATATAAGCTCCATGCTCAATGAAGAGAACAGATATTTGCCAGGTAATAGCACCTCATTTGGATTTGCATACTAAGTCATTTTTGCTTACAACAAATCATGCGTAATGTTCTTTCACGTTTGGACTTCGACAGTGAACATACCTAGGCTTGCTGCTTGAAGTGGAGCCTCTGTTCTTCGGAACAGCATCtgttttctttggttttgaaTTCGACTGGGATGTGAAGGTGGACGAAAGTTTTATCTGTTACGTgatggattaaataaattacctCCATTTATGACAGAAGGATCTAAAATCATTATAGAAAAATCATACCTGCATGGGAACCGGATCTGTTTTTGCTGCTGGTGCTTCACAGATGCATAAAGGCATCCCACACTTACACTCTATAACACCTGCAGCAGATTGATTCTGTGTTGTTGGTTCTGGTTTTGGATGTTTTTCTGTATCAATGTCTAATCTAGAAACTTTATCTGTTACGGAATCAACTCCATCAACTTTCTCTGATCTGTGTCCAAACAAAATTTATGATAACTGAATAAATATTCCACGTAAAGAAGCAAGATTTTCATTAAGGTGAGAAAGGAaggacaagagaaaaaaaaaaccttcagtGCCCTGAGCTACATGAAGATAATCAATGTCTACAAACCACTGACaactaaagaaaagaaaacatgaagtAAAAgcatattttagtgttttcttctcattttaagCTTTGGTTTTCCTTTCAAATCTAGAGTTTAGGTTCATcttattgtaaaatatttgaatttcatATTCTTTGGTTCAGATACTTTGTTTAGAAGTGAATCTAAACTAAATTGATAGTATAGGAATCTTGGGAGGCATATTGCAAAAATCCTAGTTGCACAATTGAGAAGCAATAAGACCTTAAAGACAAATGATTTATCAttgacaataacaaaaattttattactttaaaGTATTTCAACAAGTAAgtatccttttttgttttaatttaaatataaatatttttttattgccagTATACATGAATTAATATCAATTACAAGTTTGATTATATGTTTAGTATGCATGTTagaattctattattatttttgtattgaaaacATGTTTACTATTAATTATGCTTTTATATgcttatagtttttaaactctAGGTTTTTGTTGGACATTTTTAGTTTAACATGCTCATTAgtctaatatatatttacaaacttCGACTACATTTTCGCATAAATGGGCATACTCTTCGATAGTTTCTAATGCAATTTATGAATGGCATGACATGCTAGAACAGttaaatttaagaataaaaataagatcaagTTGAGTGAATTACCGGGTAGAATTGTTAAAACAATCAGCACAAACTCTAGCATTCGAGAGTATCCCAAACTGAGGCAAAGCCTGAATTAATTAATGAACACACAATTCATGCATTAAGGAATCCGCAAAAATCGACTGTCAGAAACACACACACGAGGGGGGAAAAGGCAGACCATTTGATTTGACGAGTGTTCATGGCATAATGTCCTTCCGCAACAACGGCAATGATGCTaccaaaaaacatgaaaaataagttaaaacaGAAGATGATAAAAATCGTGAGCAATTCTATATCAATCCATGATCGCAGCAGCAGACTAGCTTTGATCAAATCAATCCGTTCTTTTATTATCATTAGTTTTAGTTATGATGATTCAAttgatgattattaaaaaaaaaaaaaaaaaagaacaaggagAGGAGTTTACACGACGACGGAAAGTGTTGAAGCTGCATTTGCAGACATCACAGCGAGCTGCTTCTTGAAAAGCTGGAGGCTCCGTTGACATTATTTACTCCGTCTCcgatctcttttcttttttctcttttatcggTCTCCGATTCCGATTTGGTTTCAGTTTCcagtttcaactttcaactttcaatcttctgtttgattttcttctccTCGGATATTTTCTGTATCGGGTTGTCCGATGGGATATGACCCGAATGCCCTGTTTCCTCATACGATGTCGTGTAAGGACTCGGAACCGTTTTGTGGTGAGcggacaattttttttctcgaagCACTCCAAACCGCCTTtggttcaacttttttttatcacaaattATAGGATACCTTGAAACGTATGGAAAAATTATTATGCTGATACTGtgtatctaaaatatttatattataaattatattgtaGATATTTAGAGAGTAGGCGTGTATAGGCTATTAACCTCAAGGATATTTGATTTAGTTTC is a genomic window of Populus alba chromosome 18, ASM523922v2, whole genome shotgun sequence containing:
- the LOC118053692 gene encoding uncharacterized protein isoform X2; translation: MSTEPPAFQEAARCDVCKCSFNTFRRRHHCRCCGRTLCHEHSSNQMALPQFGILSNARVCADCFNNSTRSEKVDGVDSVTDKVSRLDIDTEKHPKPEPTTQNQSAAGVIECKCGMPLCICEAPAAKTDPVPMQSNSKPKKTDAVPKNRGSTSSSKPSSVFNHGQITNGGVDKPQMDYEVNGEGLREAIKNGDTVAVKKLLSEGVDANYRDKQGMSLLHLAALFNRTDIAFILMDSGASMNYKNAQGETPLDCAPATLQYKMKQKMEECGQQGPHTSV
- the LOC118053692 gene encoding uncharacterized protein isoform X1, with translation MSTEPPAFQEAARCDVCKCSFNTFRRRHHCRCCGRTLCHEHSSNQMALPQFGILSNARVCADCFNNSTRSEKVDGVDSVTDKVSRLDIDTEKHPKPEPTTQNQSAAGVIECKCGMPLCICEAPAAKTDPVPMQIKLSSTFTSQSNSKPKKTDAVPKNRGSTSSSKPSSVFNHGQITNGGVDKPQMDYEVNGEGLREAIKNGDTVAVKKLLSEGVDANYRDKQGMSLLHLAALFNRTDIAFILMDSGASMNYKNAQGETPLDCAPATLQYKMKQKMEECGQQGPHTSV